In Macadamia integrifolia cultivar HAES 741 chromosome 5, SCU_Mint_v3, whole genome shotgun sequence, a single window of DNA contains:
- the LOC122079711 gene encoding uncharacterized protein LOC122079711, which translates to MDWAFVHRTWEKWVSNNVGSSGEPLKAALLINYDPTGPSRLLSIIAEQHGMKAKPSELSPFLDFIKRNNLQGECFFIGPNVYMVTSIHENWFCARCVNTSKPAGEGVIVMQTTAYILVALYDGSIGAASRAMVVVDQFTWQLARRNL; encoded by the exons ATGGATTGGGCTTTTGTACATAGAACTTGGGAAAAGTGGGTTTCTAATAATGTTGGTTCATCTG GAGAACCACTGAAGGCGGCTTTGCTTATTAATTACGATCCAACTGGACCTTCTCGCTTGCTTTCTATCAT AGCAGAGCAGCATGGAATGAAAGCAAAACCTTCTGAGTTGAGCCCATTTCTTGACTTCATTAAGCGCAACAATCTACAGGGCGAGTGCTTTTTCATCGGGCCAAACGTTT ATATGGTGACATCAATTCACGAGAACTGGTTCTGTGCGAGGTGTGTAAACACATCAAAACCAGCTGGTGAAGGTGTTATTGTTATGCAGACGACAGCATATATATTGGTTGCACT GTATGATGGCTCTATTGGTGCTGCATCTCGTGCAATGGTGGTTGTTGATCAGTTTACCTGGCAACTAGCTCGTAGAAATCTTTAA